DNA sequence from the Butyricimonas faecalis genome:
ATAATTACGTCCGTATTCATTTGTTGCACGGGCGTCAGATCCTTTCGCAAATAAGTCTTAAAAATTTACTGGAATTACTTCCTAAAGAGTTTGTACGTATTCATAAGTCGTTTGTTGTTCCTTTGTATCGTGTTGAATCTTATTCGCGAACGGGGATAACTCTTTATAATTCAGATGTTACTATCCCGATTGGTAGGGCTTTTTACACTGATTTTATGGAGAGAATGAACTGTAAAGGGAGTTGATAGATCAAGAAAAAGTTATTTTGTTGATTCTGACACGGGTTTATTGTAGATTTTTTTAGGATAATACACGGTGTTTGCCTGTTGCGTATTCGATGTTCTTAGGGATTAAAGACGTATTATTTTCGAATCAAAGACGTATCAAAGACGTTCACGAACGTCTTTGTATTGAAATTGATAGATTGTTGATTTATGGTTGTCGGATAATTACTTCAAGTGTTCCTCCTTTCTTTATTTGCTAACGGGTGGTAATATATCTTGTCGTTATGGTCGATTGCTTTATCGGGTATGATTTATTTGTTGAGAAAAATATTTTTTTGGGTATTTTTGCTTGAAAATAGAAAAATGAGAGAAGTAATATTAGAAACGGAACGGTTGGTTTTGAGAACGTTAGAGCAGGATGATTTTGAGGAGGTGTGTAAATTGTTACAGGACCCCGTGGTGATGTATGCTTACGAGGGTGCTTTTAGTGATCAGGAAGTTCAGGCATGGTTGGACAAGATGTTCTGGCGGTACGAGAATGACGGTTTTGCCCTGTGGGCGGTCATCGAGAAGAGTAGTGGTGAACTTATCGGGCAATGTGGCATCACGTATCAGGAATATAACGGGGGATGGGTGCCGGAAGTCGGATATTTGTTCCGGAAAGAGTTTTGGCATAAGGGATTTGCCACGGAGGCTGCCATGGCTTGTAAAGAGTATGCATTTCAAGTGCTGAATTTTGACGAGGTGTATTCAATTATTCGGGATTCAAATGTAGCGTCCCAAAATGTGGCCCGACGGAACGGGATGACAGAGGTTGATACCTTTGTTAAGCATTATCGAGGTGTTGAGATGCCGCATATCATTTTTAGGGTATCGAGAAAAGATATTTGAAAAGCGTGATGGAAAATTTCGGGGGGAAAATAAAAGGAGTTAGTGATAACTAACTCCTTGATATTCCGTGTACTCGAGGCGGGACTTGAACCCGCACAGCCGCAATGGCCACGGGATTTTAAGTCCCGCGTGTCTACCGATTCCACCACTCGAGCAACTTGGAGCGAAAAACGGGACTCGAACCCGCGACCCTAACCTTGGCAAGGTTATGCTCTACCAACTGAGCTATTTTCGCATGATTGCTTGCAAAATTGTCTAGGAACTCTTTCCTTTTTTGCACTTGCAAATATAGAGCATTTTTTTGTTTCCAACAAAGGGTTTGATAAGAAAATGCAAAGGATTTTATTAATTCGTTCCTTGAAAACTGTTTTTCATGTAGTTACTAAAGGAGGAAAGAGGGGGATATCGGGGAACTGGAGGTCGAAATGGGCTTGGTGAAGATGTGATTTTGTGATTTTTTTTAGGAAATGGATTGTTCTCGGGTGCAGAATGATTATATTTGTCAAGTTTTTAAGACAGAAAAAATGTCGCGAACAGAGAGTAGAAAGGGAAAAAGTGCTTATTTTGTTCCCACAATCAGTATTTCTTTAGTGTTGATTGTGGTTGGTATGCTTGTATTTATTTTGTTGAATGCCCGGGTGGTTTCGGATCATGTGAAACGTAATATCGGTTTTGCCGTGATCGTGAAGGATAACACGAATGAAGTGGAGATCAAGCGGGTGCAAAAGATTCTGGATACACAACCTTATGTTTATTCTTCCAAGTATATTACCAAAGAACAGGCGGCGAAGTCTTTCAAGAAAGAGATGGGTGAGGATTTTGAACGGATATTGGACGCCAACCCGTTGTTGCCTTCTATCGAGATCAAACTGAATCCGGCTTACGCGAATAGTGATTCGTTGGCGATGATAGAGAAAGGATTGGCAAGGTTTGATATTATTCATGAGGTGTATTATCAGAAATCCATGATCGAAAGTATTAACGAGAATATACGGCGGATCACGATTATCTTTTTGATTGTCGGGGCGGTGCTGGTATTGATTTCGTTCACGTTGATTCGTAACATGATTCATCTGGCGGTTTATTCACAGCGGTTGCTGATCAAGACCATGCAGTTGGTGGGGGCCACTCCGTTTTTTATATGCAAGCCCTTCGTGTACGGGAGTATGTGGAGAGGTTTCTTCGGGGCGTTGATTGCTAACTTGGTATTGTTGGGAGCCATATTTTTCGTGCAGGAAAATGTGGGGAACGTGATTAATATCATGCGGCAGGACGTGATCCTGTTGATGGTGGGGTTCGTGATCTTTTCCGGGGTGGTGTTATCATTTTTCTCGGCTTGGTTCTCGGTTCGTCGCTATTTGCGACGGGATTTGAATGATTTATACGTGTAAATAAAAATATATGGCAAGAATTTTAAACGAAAAGAAAGACGGTTTTCCCATACCGAAGGATAATTACAAGATGATCCTGATAGGTTTCGGGATCGTTATAGTGGGCTTCCTCTTGATGATGGGGGGAGGAGCGGATTCTCCCGATACTTTTAACTATGACATTTTTAGTTTCCGCCGGATTACGTTAGCGCCTATTGTGGTGTTGTTTGGTTTTGGTTTCGTTTTTTGGGGAATCATGCGGAAACCCAAAACGAAGGGGGAGGAGAAAAATTAAATATTAATGCAATTGAATATTGACGTACGTGCATTCTCAATTTTCAATTTCTAATTTTCAATTTATAGATGGAGTGGTTTGAGGCATTGGTACTTGGTGTCATCCAGGGGCTTACAGAGTTTTTGCCGGTGAGTAGTTCCGGACATTTGCAGATTTTTAGCGCTCTCTTCGGGATTGAGGGAGAGGAAAATTTAACGTTTGCCGTGGCGGTTCATGCAGCGACGGTTTGTAGTACAATCGTGATTTTGTGGAAAGAAGTCTCCGTGTTATTCAAGGGCTTTTTTGCGTTCAAGTATAATGATGAAATGGCCTACGTGTTGAAAATATTTCTTTCCATGATACCGGTGGCTATCGTGGGATTTTGTTTCAAGGATTACGTGAAGGCCTTGTTCGGTTCGGAATTGACGATAGTGGGATGTATGTTGCTGGTAACGGCCGTGTTGTTGTCGTTCGCTTATTACGCAAAACCCCGGATGAAGGAGAAAATCTCGTACCGGGATGCTTTCGTGATCGGGTTGGCGCAAGCGTGTGCCGTGTTGCCCGGTTTGTCTCGTTCCGGTTCGACAATTGCTACCGGAATATTGTTGGGTAACAAGAAGGAGGCGGTGGCCAAGTTCTCTTTTTTGATGGTGTTGATTCCTATTTTGGGAGAGGCTTTACTGGATCTGATGAAAGGAGGCTTCTCGGTAGAGGCAAGCGGTATTTCGACCGGGGCTCTACTAGTGGGATTCGCTGCAGCTTTTATCTCGGGATGTATTGCTTGTCGCTGGATGATTGATGTCGTGAAAAAGGGTAAATTGATTTGGTTTGCCATTTATTGTGCTATCGCGGGTATATTGACGATTGTTTTGGGATAATGAGCAAGTGGGGTAATATTTTTTTTAGAGAAGGAGAGGACTTTCGAGCCGGAGCGGTGTTCGTGGTGGATAAACCTTTGCATTGGACATCGTTTGATGTGGTGAATAAAGTTCGTATTTGTTTGCGAAAAGGATACGGAAAGATAAAAGTGGGACACGCGGGGACGTTGGACCCGTTGGCGTCGGGGGTGGTAATTATTTGCGTGGGGAAGGAGACAAAAAAGATCGAGGAGTATATGGGGCAGGAGAAAGAGTATGTGGCGGAAATTACTTTCGGACATACGACTCCTTCTTATGATTTGGAGACTTCTTTTGACGAGGAGTTTTCGTACGAGCACGTGGATCGAAGTTGTTTGGAGCGGGCGATTGAGCAGTTTGTCGGGGAGATCGAGCAGTTCCCGCCTTCTTATTCAGCTGTTCGTGTTGACGGGGTCCGGGCGTACGAGAAAGCACGCCGCGGGGACGAAGTCGAGATGAAGAGTCGGAAGGTGATGGTTCGGGAGATTGAAATATTGAAAGCGGAATTGCCAGTAGTGGAACTTCGGATCGTGTGTAGCAAGGGGACGTATATTCGTTCACTGGCTCATGATCTGGGAAAAGCCTGCGGGAGTGGTTCGCATTTGTCCGCTCTGAGAAGGACCCGGGTGGGAGACTTTCGGGTGGAAGATGGGTTTAAAATGGATGAAATTATTGGAGTTTTACAGGAAAATTTGTAATTTAGCAAGATTTGATTAATACATAAACATTATTCAACATGAAATTATCTAAGTTTAAATATAAGTTGCCGCCGGAGTTGATTGCGTTGCATCCGACGCCTAACCGGGATGAGGCCCGGTTAATGGTTCTGGATCGGAAAACCGGAAAGATTGAACACAAGATATTTAAAGATGTGATTGATTACTTTGACGAGAAGGATGTATTCGTGTTTAACGATTCCAAGGTGTTCCCGGCGAGGTTATATGGAAACAAGGAAAAAACCGGAGCGGAGATCGAGGTGTTTTTGCTGAGGGAGTTGAATCCGGAATTGCGTATCTGGGACGTGTTGGTTGATCCGGCCCGGAAAATACGTATCGGGAACAAGTTGTATTTCGGAGAAGATGATAGCATGGTGGCCGAGGTCATTGATAATACCACTTCTCGCGGGAGAACATTGCGTTTTCTGTTTGATGGAGAGTATGACGAGTTCAAGAAGGAGTTGTACGCATTGGGCGAGACCCCGCTTCCTCGTTTTATCAACCGGAAAGTGGAACCGGAGGATGCCGAGAATTATCAGACTATTTTTGCCAAACATGAAGGTGCGGTGGCAGCCCCGACTGCAGGTATGCATTTCAGCCGCGAGTTGATGAAACGGATGGAGATCAAGGGAATTGATTTCGCTTATATCACGCTGCACGTCGGTTTGGGAAACTTCCGGGAGGTGGACGTGGAGGATTTGACGAAGCACAAGATGGATTCGGAACAAATCTTCGTGACACCGGAAACGGTGAAAATCGTGAATGATGCAAAGGATGAAAAGCATAAAATTTGTGCCGTGGGTACGACGGTTGTGCGTACATTGGAAAGTTGCGTGACCACGAAAGGGCGGTTGACGGAATTTGAAGGGTGGACGAATAAGTTTATCTTCCCCCCGTATGATTTCAGCGTGCCGGATGCTTTCATTTCCAATTTCCACTTGCCTTATTCGACGTTACTGATGATGGTGGCGGCTTTCGGTGGGTATGAACACGTGATGGAAGCGTATAATCAGGCGGTTAAGGAGAAATATCGTTTTGGTACCTATGGCGATGCCATGCTTATCATTTGAAATATAGAACCTAAGGGTTGAAGACGGTATGCTGAAAGGTATGCCGTTTTTTTGATAAAGGGACAAAGATTTGGAAGCAAAAGAGTTATTAGATTTATTTCAAGATCATCCTGTTGTTCAGAAAATTGCCGGTCGTTTGCGTAAGCAGGCGGGGACAAAGATAAAGCTGGAGAACGGGATCGGTTCGCTGGTGGCTTTTATCGCGGGCGCCGTGGGACGAGAGTTGAATGGGTTGCAGCTTTTCGTGTTGAACGACAAGGAGGAAGCAGCTTATTTTTATAATGATTTATTGACTTTTTATGACGAGGAAAGAGTGCGTTTTCTGCCTTCTTCGTTTCGGCGTTCCGGTAATTTTGAAGATAAAGATAACGATTCGATCTTGGTTCGGACAGAGGTGTTGAATGCCTTGACGGCCAAGGAAGTGGGAATGGTGGTTACTTACACGGAGGCGATGGCTGAGAGGGTGGTGAGTAAGAAGATGTTGGCTGACATGTCGATGCCCGTGATAAAAGGGAATAAGTTGTCGATAACATTCCTAGAGTCGTTGTTGGGAGAGTATGGTTTCGAGCGGAGTGATTTCGTGTATGAACCCGGGCAGTTTTCTATTCGGGGGAGTATCGTGGATGTCTATTCTTTCGCGGAAGAGCGTCCGGTGCGAATAGATTTTTTCGGGGACGAGGTGGAAAGCATCCGTTATTTCGATGTCGAGACACAGCTTTCCGAGCAGTTGATTGACAAGGTGGTGATCGTGCCTGATTTGAGTGAATCAACGGATAAGAATGATAATGTTGGATTGACGGAGTTTCTTGGAAGAGAGACTACCTGGTGGATGAAGAATTCCTTGTTGATTCATGACCGCATCAATTCATTAAAAGAGTTGGATGCCGGAGAGTTTTTGATTACGTCGGATAGTTTGTTTCGGACAATCGAAGAGAACAGTGTGGTGGAGTGGGGACCGGAGTTGTTTTTCCGGGGTGAGGTGATTCGCTTGGAGGCGGAGGTGCAACCGGCCGTAAATAAACAATTTGATTTATTGGCAGAGCATTTGCTGGACAAGCAGATGGATCGGTACACGGTTTATCTTTGTTCCACGAACGATATGCAGCTTCAGCGATTGCGGGATATTTTCTCGGACAAGGGGCATGAGGTGAATTTTGTGCCCGTGGAGGGAACGATTCACGAGGGATTCAGTGATGCCCAGATTAAGGTGTGTATTTACACGGAGCATCAAATTTTTGACCGTTACCAAAAATACCGCTTGAAGACTTCGCAAATACGAAAAGGTCGGGAGTCCATCACGATCAGTGATTTGCAGAATTTGCATCCCGGTGATTACGTGGTGCATATTGATCATGGAATCGGACGTTTCGGTGGGTTGACAAAGATCGATAATGACGGAAAGATTCAGGAGGCCATACGTTTGGTGTATAAGAACAATTCTGAATTGTACGTGAGTCTCCATTCATTGCATAAAATTTCCAAGTACAAGGGAAAGGATGGAGAACCGCCAACCGTGAGTAAGTTAGGTGGGGAGGCTTGGAATAAATTAAAGCAGCGGACGAAGTCGAGGGTAAAGGATATTGCCCGAGAGTTAATAGCCTTGTATGCCAAGCGCAGGCGGGAGGAAGCTTATGCTTTCTCGAAAGATAGTTTTTTGCAGGATGAGATGGAGGCTTCCTTCATGTACGAGGAAACGCCGGATCAGATGAAAGCGATTGAAGCGGTGAAAGCGGACATGGAGAGTCCTCACGTGATGGACCGTTTGATTTGTGGGGACGTGGGATTCGGGAAAACGGAAGTCGCTATCCGGGCGGCATTTAAGGCGGTGGCCGATAGCAAGCAGGTGGCCGTGTTGGTGCCGACAACGGTTTTGGCTTATCAACATTATAATACTTTCAAGAAGCGCCTGGAGGGGATGCCTTGCCGGATCGAGTATATCAGCCGAATGAAAAAGAGTGCTGATATTAAGCGAATTTTGAAAGATCTGGAAGTGGGGAAGGTGGATATTATCATCGGGACGCATCGTTTGACAAGCAATGATGTAAAATTTAAGGACCTCGGTTTACTGGTGATTGATGAAGAGCAGAAGTTCGGGGTAGCGGTGAAGGAGAAGTTGAAACGGTTGAAATTGAACGTGGATACCATTACCATGACGGCCACGCCGATCCCGCGAACGTTGCAATTCTCACTGATGGGGGCGAGGGATATGTCAATAATCCGTACAGCCCCGCCCAATCGTTACCCGATCGTGACGGAATTGCATCGGTTTGATGAAAAAGTAATTAAGGAGGCAATTTCTTACGAGGTGAGCCGCGGGGGACAGGTGTTTTTTATTCATAACCGGGTGGATAATATCCGGGATATTCAATATATGATTCATCGTTTGATTCCCGGCATCAAGAGTTGTGTGGGACACGGGCAGATGAGTGGGGAAGAGTTGGAAACGGTGATGCATGATTTCGTGCGGGGAGATTACGATGTGTTGATTGCCACAACAATTGTGGAGTCGGGGTTGGATATTCCTAACGCGAATACGATTATTATTAATCAGGCCCAGAATTACGGGCTGAGCGATCTGCACCAGTTGCGGGGCCGGGTGGGACGTTCCAACAGGAAGGCTTTTTGTTATTTGTTGGCCCCACCCTTGGAATTAGTGAACGCGGATGCCCGGAGACGTTTGAAGGCGATCGAGGATTTTAGCGGTTTGGGGAGTGGGTTCAATATTGCCATGCAGGATTTGGATATTCGCGGGGCCGGGAATATTTTGGGAGGAGAACAATCCGGTTTCATCGCGGAAGTGGGGTACGAGACGTATCAAAGAATTCTGAACGAGGCGTTAGTGGAATTGAGGGACGAGGAGTTTCCTGAATTGCAGAAAGAGCATCCGGATGAGCCGACGGTGTTTGCCACGGATTGTGTGATTGATACGGATTTTGCTTTATTGATTCCCGATACTTACGTGGAGAATGTGAGTGAACGAATCCGGTTGTACCGGGAGTTGGATAACATCACGAATGAGGAGGCTTTACAGCGTTTTGAAATAGAAATGAAGGACCGCTTTGGCGAGATTCCGACGCCGGTTGTCGGGTTGATGGAAGTGGTTCGGATTCGTCAAAAGTGTATAGATTTGGGAATTGAACGGTTGATGGTGAAGAATAATAAGATGATTGTTTACTTTATCAGTGATCAGAATTCGTCATTTTATGCCTCACCCGTGTTTAGTGAGCTATTGAAATTTATACAGAAACAGGTGATCCCTTGCAAGATCAGCGAAAAGAATGATAAGTTGAGTCTGGTTTTCACGAACATTGCCGATATTAATCGGGTATCGGAGATTATACGAGAGATGCGCGACTTTGCTTATGGTAATAATTAGGCTATGAATTTAATTGTTGATATTGGAAATACACGAACTAAGTACGCTGTTTTTGATGACGGAGCGTGGGTGGAGTGTGGATTGGGATTACCGGAAGTGTATGATCTGGCAAAGACGTATCGAGAAAACGGGAAGGAGGTAGACTTAATTTTGTCAAGCACGGGTGCCATCTCGGCAGAAGTGCGGGAAAGATTGCGGGAAGTTTCTACTTTCTTTTGTGAAGTGTCATCGGAAATCCCCTTGCCTATACGCTTGGGATATGATACCCCGAAGACATTGGGCGTTGACAGGATTGCCGGTTGCGTGGGAGGGGCATTCCTTTTCCCGGGTAGGGAATTGCTGGTGATTGATTCAGGAACGGCGATTACGTATGATTTTGTCAGTGCTGACGGAGAGTTTCGGGGAGGAAATATTTCTCCGGGTCTGGGTATTCGTTTCCGGGCGCTCAACGAGTTCACTGCAAGTCTTCCATTGGTGAAATGTTCCATGGAACACGGCTATATCGGAAAGAACACGCATGATGCGATTTTGAACGGGGTGATGAATGGTATACTTTTTGAGGTAAGAGGGTATATAGATGAGTTGCTTCGAAATAATCCTCATGCTGTGGTAATTATAACGGGTGGAGGAAGTGAATATTTGAAGAAAACGTTGAAACGCACCGTTTGTTTTGAAGATAAGTTGGTGATCACGGGTTTAAATAGAATTTTAGAATATCAAAAAACGGTTAATTATACATGAAAAATATGTGAAACATTTCCGTTTTAAAGAAATAGTGGTAATTTTGCAATAGTCCTCATGTGGGTGGGACTGGCTATGATGAAAAAACTTATTCAAACTAACTTAAATAAAAGGGATGACCATGAAAAAAATTGCTGTTATAGCATTTGGAATGCTTCTATTCATTCTGCCGACGAAAGCGCAAACGTTAGAGTCTCAGTACGGATTGGATAGTGCAAATACCATTCTGAATGCTTCTCTGTACACGGAATACTGGAAACAGAAAAATTATGAAGAAGCGTTGCCCTCTTGGAGATACGTTTTCTTAAACGCACCTGCATTTCAATTAAATACCTATATCCGTGGGGAAGATATTATTGAGTACATGATCAAAAAAACAAAGAAGAAAGAGTACGTGGATACGTTAATGATGCTTTTTGACCGTCGTCTTCAATACATGGCAAAAAAGAGCCGTGAAGGATATGTTCTTGGAAAGAAAGGTATGGCTCAAGTAAAGTATTCCAATGGGGATATTAATATGTTGAAAGCCGGATTTGATAACTTGATGAGAGCGTATGAATTGGAGAAGGAGAATACTCCTCCCCAATTGATTCATGCCACTTTTGACGTGGCTTGTGGATTGGTACAACAAAATCAATTGTCTCAGGAGGAATTCATTAATTTGTATATGAATTTCTCGGATTTCGCAGACAAGCGTTTGGCATCAGGTGAAAAAGGATGTGAAAATTTTGGTGTATGTAAAGCTGCATTAGATGCTATTTTCTTCGAATCCGGATATGCAGACTGCAATACGTTGGCTGATTTGTTAACTCAAAAATACGAGGCAAATAGAGATAGCCTGCCTGTTTTGAAAGAGATTTCGTCTATCTTGAGAAGACGTGAATGCACGGATTTGCCATTGTATGCTATGGTTGCCGAGAAAATTTATCATCAGGAGCCAAACGCTGATGCTGCTTATAGCTTGGCCATGATGTTCTTTTCTAAACAAGATATCGCGAAATTCGAGCAATATTTGAAGGAAGCTATTAATAAATCGGATGATCCGAAAGCCAAAGCAGATTATAATTACAAGTTGGCACAGGTGTATTTGTCAAGGAAAAATTATCCGTTAGCAAAAAAATATGCTTTGGATGCTTTGAAGACAAACCCGAACCTGGGAGATGCTTACATCACGATAGGCTTGGCTTATGCGGTAAGTAGTAATGATTATGAAGGAGACGAGTTTGACAAACGAACCGTATTTTGGGCTGCCGTGGATAAATTTGTGAAAGCTAAACAAGTTGACCCGTCACTAACGGCAAAGGTTAACGAATATATTGAACGGTATTCTCCTCACTTCCCGACGAAAGACGAGGCTTTCTTCCGTGATATTACGGCAGGAAAAAGCGTGAAAGTCGGTGGATGGATTAACGAGACAACGATTGCGAGATTTAGAGATTAGATACATGACCTTTCTATATCGTGCATTAAAAATTAAGAGCATTACCGTCCTCGCTTTAGGGACGGTAATGCTCTTTTCGTGTAAAACAAATATGAAGGATGTGGATGCGATCGGTAATCGAAACGATATGCCTGAAATGTCCGGGGAGAACATGGAGTTATTTTATTCCGATTCTGCATTGTTGAAATATAAAGTAATAACCCCCCTTTATAATAAATATAATCAAGACGACAAGAAGTATGATGAGTTCCCGAAAGGAATACATGCGGAGTTGTACGAGAAGGATGGCAGTATGGTCGGTTCAATTACATCAAAATACGCGAAGAAGTTGGAAGAGGAGATGTTGTGGGAGTTGCGTAACGAAGTGGTCGTGATCAATGCCGAAGGGAAGAAATTGGAAACCGATTTGATGTACTGGGACATGAAAAAAGAGATTGTCTATTCCGATCGCTATTCCCGACTCTCTTCCGGGGACCAGATTATAGAGGGGAATAAAGGTTTCAAGTCGGATCAGTCCTTGAAAAATCCGGTCTTTAATAAGATTACGGGAGTGGTAGAAATTGAAAATAGACCTTAAATGTCAGGATTTGTTGCCATATTGATCTGTCTGGTCTTGTCTGCATTCTTTTCGGGAATGGAAATTGCCTTTATGGCCTCCAATAAACTCCGGATTGAGATTGATAAGTCGAACAAGGGTATCACGCAGAAATTGATAGATCTTTTTGTATCCAATTCGGGAATGTATATCACCACGATTCTAGTAGGAAATAACGTGGTGATGGTTATTTATGGTATTTTTATGTCCGATTATCTCGATCCGAGGTTGGAGGGGATTGGGATTTCACTGGGATTACGCATGATTCTCGTGACGTTTATTTCGACGTTGGTCATGCTGGTGACGGGAGAGTTTTTCCCGAAAGCGGTGTTCCGTTTGAGACCGAATGCATTTTTGCGGGTATTCGCTATTCCGGTATTTTTATTTTACATTCTATTCTTCCCGATCTCATATTTCTCTGTTTGGTTTGGGGGATTGTTGCTGAGAATATTTACCGGACGCAAATTAACACATAAAGAGGAAAACCGGGCTTTTGGTAAGATAGATTTGAATAATTTGATCGAAGAAGGGGAGGCCGGGGGAGAAGAAAATGAGGATGAACACGATATTAAATTGTTCCGGAATGCGTTGGATTTTTCGGAAGTGAAATTGAGAGAATGTATCGTTCCTCGTCCGGATATTGTGGCTTTGTCTATTGATAGCAGTTTGGATGAGTTGAGGGAGCTTTTCGTGAAAACAGGTTTGTCCCGGATATTGATTTACCGCGATTCGATTGATAATGTGATTGGTTATGTACATTCTTCCGCTTTGTTTCATCACCCCGAAACGGTG
Encoded proteins:
- the mfd gene encoding transcription-repair coupling factor, translating into MEAKELLDLFQDHPVVQKIAGRLRKQAGTKIKLENGIGSLVAFIAGAVGRELNGLQLFVLNDKEEAAYFYNDLLTFYDEERVRFLPSSFRRSGNFEDKDNDSILVRTEVLNALTAKEVGMVVTYTEAMAERVVSKKMLADMSMPVIKGNKLSITFLESLLGEYGFERSDFVYEPGQFSIRGSIVDVYSFAEERPVRIDFFGDEVESIRYFDVETQLSEQLIDKVVIVPDLSESTDKNDNVGLTEFLGRETTWWMKNSLLIHDRINSLKELDAGEFLITSDSLFRTIEENSVVEWGPELFFRGEVIRLEAEVQPAVNKQFDLLAEHLLDKQMDRYTVYLCSTNDMQLQRLRDIFSDKGHEVNFVPVEGTIHEGFSDAQIKVCIYTEHQIFDRYQKYRLKTSQIRKGRESITISDLQNLHPGDYVVHIDHGIGRFGGLTKIDNDGKIQEAIRLVYKNNSELYVSLHSLHKISKYKGKDGEPPTVSKLGGEAWNKLKQRTKSRVKDIARELIALYAKRRREEAYAFSKDSFLQDEMEASFMYEETPDQMKAIEAVKADMESPHVMDRLICGDVGFGKTEVAIRAAFKAVADSKQVAVLVPTTVLAYQHYNTFKKRLEGMPCRIEYISRMKKSADIKRILKDLEVGKVDIIIGTHRLTSNDVKFKDLGLLVIDEEQKFGVAVKEKLKRLKLNVDTITMTATPIPRTLQFSLMGARDMSIIRTAPPNRYPIVTELHRFDEKVIKEAISYEVSRGGQVFFIHNRVDNIRDIQYMIHRLIPGIKSCVGHGQMSGEELETVMHDFVRGDYDVLIATTIVESGLDIPNANTIIINQAQNYGLSDLHQLRGRVGRSNRKAFCYLLAPPLELVNADARRRLKAIEDFSGLGSGFNIAMQDLDIRGAGNILGGEQSGFIAEVGYETYQRILNEALVELRDEEFPELQKEHPDEPTVFATDCVIDTDFALLIPDTYVENVSERIRLYRELDNITNEEALQRFEIEMKDRFGEIPTPVVGLMEVVRIRQKCIDLGIERLMVKNNKMIVYFISDQNSSFYASPVFSELLKFIQKQVIPCKISEKNDKLSLVFTNIADINRVSEIIREMRDFAYGNN
- the truB gene encoding tRNA pseudouridine(55) synthase TruB, translating into MSKWGNIFFREGEDFRAGAVFVVDKPLHWTSFDVVNKVRICLRKGYGKIKVGHAGTLDPLASGVVIICVGKETKKIEEYMGQEKEYVAEITFGHTTPSYDLETSFDEEFSYEHVDRSCLERAIEQFVGEIEQFPPSYSAVRVDGVRAYEKARRGDEVEMKSRKVMVREIEILKAELPVVELRIVCSKGTYIRSLAHDLGKACGSGSHLSALRRTRVGDFRVEDGFKMDEIIGVLQENL
- the queA gene encoding tRNA preQ1(34) S-adenosylmethionine ribosyltransferase-isomerase QueA, with the translated sequence MKLSKFKYKLPPELIALHPTPNRDEARLMVLDRKTGKIEHKIFKDVIDYFDEKDVFVFNDSKVFPARLYGNKEKTGAEIEVFLLRELNPELRIWDVLVDPARKIRIGNKLYFGEDDSMVAEVIDNTTSRGRTLRFLFDGEYDEFKKELYALGETPLPRFINRKVEPEDAENYQTIFAKHEGAVAAPTAGMHFSRELMKRMEIKGIDFAYITLHVGLGNFREVDVEDLTKHKMDSEQIFVTPETVKIVNDAKDEKHKICAVGTTVVRTLESCVTTKGRLTEFEGWTNKFIFPPYDFSVPDAFISNFHLPYSTLLMMVAAFGGYEHVMEAYNQAVKEKYRFGTYGDAMLII
- a CDS encoding undecaprenyl-diphosphate phosphatase — encoded protein: MEWFEALVLGVIQGLTEFLPVSSSGHLQIFSALFGIEGEENLTFAVAVHAATVCSTIVILWKEVSVLFKGFFAFKYNDEMAYVLKIFLSMIPVAIVGFCFKDYVKALFGSELTIVGCMLLVTAVLLSFAYYAKPRMKEKISYRDAFVIGLAQACAVLPGLSRSGSTIATGILLGNKKEAVAKFSFLMVLIPILGEALLDLMKGGFSVEASGISTGALLVGFAAAFISGCIACRWMIDVVKKGKLIWFAIYCAIAGILTIVLG
- a CDS encoding DUF3098 domain-containing protein; translated protein: MARILNEKKDGFPIPKDNYKMILIGFGIVIVGFLLMMGGGADSPDTFNYDIFSFRRITLAPIVVLFGFGFVFWGIMRKPKTKGEEKN
- a CDS encoding cell division protein FtsX, whose product is MLVFILLNARVVSDHVKRNIGFAVIVKDNTNEVEIKRVQKILDTQPYVYSSKYITKEQAAKSFKKEMGEDFERILDANPLLPSIEIKLNPAYANSDSLAMIEKGLARFDIIHEVYYQKSMIESINENIRRITIIFLIVGAVLVLISFTLIRNMIHLAVYSQRLLIKTMQLVGATPFFICKPFVYGSMWRGFFGALIANLVLLGAIFFVQENVGNVINIMRQDVILLMVGFVIFSGVVLSFFSAWFSVRRYLRRDLNDLYV
- a CDS encoding type III pantothenate kinase; this translates as MNLIVDIGNTRTKYAVFDDGAWVECGLGLPEVYDLAKTYRENGKEVDLILSSTGAISAEVRERLREVSTFFCEVSSEIPLPIRLGYDTPKTLGVDRIAGCVGGAFLFPGRELLVIDSGTAITYDFVSADGEFRGGNISPGLGIRFRALNEFTASLPLVKCSMEHGYIGKNTHDAILNGVMNGILFEVRGYIDELLRNNPHAVVIITGGGSEYLKKTLKRTVCFEDKLVITGLNRILEYQKTVNYT
- a CDS encoding GNAT family N-acetyltransferase, which gives rise to MREVILETERLVLRTLEQDDFEEVCKLLQDPVVMYAYEGAFSDQEVQAWLDKMFWRYENDGFALWAVIEKSSGELIGQCGITYQEYNGGWVPEVGYLFRKEFWHKGFATEAAMACKEYAFQVLNFDEVYSIIRDSNVASQNVARRNGMTEVDTFVKHYRGVEMPHIIFRVSRKDI